Genomic window (Muntiacus reevesi chromosome X, mMunRee1.1, whole genome shotgun sequence):
tctttaccactgggccacctggaaagcccatatattttggatattagatTCTTACCAGAtaaatgatttgtaaatattttctcctattccatagcttgtcttttcactttactgaTTATATTGTTTGAAGCATTAAAGTTTTTTTCTGTAATGTTGATGTtcaatttatccattttctttagtttctttgtgCTTTTATTGTCCTAAGAAACTATTGCCAAAGATTTACAGGTATGTCTCCTagtaagagttttatggttttgctCTTACATTtgatccattttgactttttttgtaTGTGGCGTTGCTATGGgtcaaaatttatttctttgcatgtgaATACCCAGTAGCCTCAACACCATTTACTTAAAAGACTCCCCATAAAATAGTATTGATATCCTTGTTGAAAGTCTATTGGCTATACATATATGGTTATATTTTTGGACTCCCAATGTTCACCCATTGGTATATATGTCTGTCCTTATGCAATTACTATACCGtcttgattactgcagctttgtggtaagttttaaaattgggaaatcctagtcctccaactttgttctttttcaaggttgGTCTGGCTATCCTGGAtcccttgcatttccatatgaaattCAGGATCACTTAGtccatttctacaaagaagtcaGCTGGGATTCTGATAGGGAGTTCATTGAATATATAGATCAGTTTCAGGAGCACTGCCATCTTTTCTGCCTACCCGTAAACATGGCaggtctttccatttctttaggtAACATCTTTCAATGTTTTGTAGTTCTCTTCATAGACATTTTACacttattttgttgtttgttactaggtggtttttttttagctttctttcccatattatagttgattaacaatgttttgttactttcaggtgtaaagcaaagtaattcagtgatacatataaatatatctattctttttcaaatttttttcccatttaggttgttatatAGTATTGAGACAAGTTCCCTTGCTACATAGAAGATCCTTGTCAGCTATCCATTTTAAGTTAACATTGTGTACAtgtcaaacccatgctccctatCTACCCCTCCCCCAATCTATCAATAAGTATTTCTTtctgatgctattataaatggaattgttcagtttcatttttcaaattgttcattgctaatatatagaaaaataatttttatacattGATCTTGTGTCCTGCAATTTTGCTGAACTCATCTGTTCTGACAGTTTTATTTGGAAACTCCTTAGGATTGTCTATATACAAGATGACCTCGCCTGCAAGTGCACATAGCTTTATTCCTTCATTTCCAGTCtggatgctttttctttttcttgcttaattgcCCTGGCTAGAATTTCTAACACAATGATGAATAGAAGTggcagaagtagatgtccttCTCTTATTCCTAAACCTAGGGGGAAAGCAGGAAAGCTTTCAGTCTTTAACTGAGTATATTAGTTATGGGTTTTCCTAATTGTTCTCTACATGTTGAGGAAGTtccattctatttccagttttctgagtggttttttttttttttttaatcgcaGAGGGGTGTTGTATTTTTTTATGTGTGTCCCCTACTCCCCAGGAGTGCTATATTTTATCAAACACTTTTAATGTATCTACTGAGATGATGCTTTCCTTATTTTGTCAATATGCTGTCCCAGATTCTTTTTTAACATCTTAGGGGGatggagcttcccagatggctcagtggtgaagaatcatctgccaatgcaggagacacaggtttgatccctgtgttgggaagatcccctggaggagatgtcaacccactccagtattcttgtctgaaaaatctcatggacagagaagcctgtcaggctgtCGTCCATGtagtctcaaaagagtcggacacgactgagcaactgggcacgCACTTAGGAGAATGCTCAAGATACAAAACAAGGTGGAATTTGGTCTGTTTGAAGCAGGAAAGGAAGCCTGGGGCTACAGAGTTGACAGAGCGATCACTCCCTCCCAAATAGCTTTGGGCTCCACATGAAACTAAGCCAGAGGCCAAGTACAGCAAGTGGCCCCAGCCGCTCTCATCCAAGACTCCTTGTTGGGGTTGGCTCTGCCAGCCAACTGAGCCCTAACCCTTGGCCTTAGGGAGTGCTGGTTGGCCAGGCTGGCTGATTACAAGTACCCAGCCACTTTATCAACAGCAGCTCCTGCAAACTGCATATTCACCCTGACACAGGGCTCCAGAGCTAACTCCCTGCTACCCCTCTGGCTGAAGGGTTGATCTAGGTAGGGGATTTGGAGTCCTTAATGCTTGCtctttctgatagtatctttctATTAAATGTTAGTTGAGATCTATCGTTAGAGTGAAGTGTCCTTTTAAAGTCTTGATTATAATCAACCCAAAATACAGAGGTTCAGTATCTCCGACAGATTGCAGACAGCCCACTGATTACTTTTTGGGAAGACTGATTAAGAAACTGTATTACAGGAAATGAATGCATCTAAAGTCCCCAAATACATTTGTGACAAGAGACACACAGAAGACATAGACAACAGTTGCTACATCACAGCCTTGTTCTTTCCAAATTATAAAGCATCATTCAAGAACGGGGTGAGGATGTTAGAAGACAGAGGTGGTTAGAGAAAGCAGCTACTGGccttctgattaaaaaaataacaaacaggTTGGTGTTGCAGGAACACATACTGCGGGCCCAGAAATCAAGCTAAGCTGAAGCCTAAGGTGGTGACACCATACCACTTGTAGCATCTCAGAGAAGCTACAAGGCATCATTCTATTAAGAGGAGCAATGGTAATGGGTGAGAATCCTACAGTAAGCAGTCCTCACTGAAAGCAGCGTATGGGCCAAGCTGCCTGAGTCTCTTTAGAAACTAAATATCTCCTTAATCAAAGACCACTTAACAAGTCCCCCACTTAGGTTTAACTACTACAGGAGCACAAAAAAAGTCATCCCTTTTAGTCTTTGCCCTTCCATAGTTGGCTTCTCTAGCTTCCACCAGACAGAGGAGGACTTCGAAGCATGAAATCGCTCCTTTGTGACTACAGGTTAAGTTTCCCTCCCACACTtgactaggttggtcacagctccCGTGTCTTAGCCTGGTAGGTTGCGTGTCAGGCAGCAGAGGCTTCGGTTGACAATGCCAAAGGCTGGAGGGAAGTGACTGGGCACAACTAAAGCAGGCAGGGGCCACCTGGGAACAGATTTCTCCAGGCAAACCTCAGGACCAAGGTTTTTTAAATTAGTGGTCATTTTCTAGAACTAGAAAAACACATTTAGGACAAACAGTTGTGATGTGAGAAAGAATGGCTATGAATACAGATTAGAGACCCAGCCAGTGACCATGACCACGACCCTAACAGAGTGGGGAAGATACTACCTGCAGACAGCCAAGCTTCTCAATAGTGAATTTTAAGAAAAGCACTTTCTTCTTAGTGTCGTTAAAACACCCTTGAGTGCTTCACAGCCTCCAACACGTACATTTGCAGATTAATGCCGGACAGGTATCAACACTCACCCCCAACACGGTCCCCTTCATTACTGCCAACAATTCAATGCACATACACAGCAGCACTCAAAATATTTAAGGTCACCATCTGCCACGATGGCCATCACCCCTCAGCCCAACCTGGACAAAATGCTACACCttccaaaaggaaataaacactgaAACATATAACAAGCCTCTTCAAGTGTAAGAACATTTTCAACAATCTATATTCCAAATTAACAAGCTCAAACCATGGGTAGACCggtcttttttttctgatgacaTCTACTACTTAGAAGCAGTTGATGCCATCAGCTTGCCCTGCAGGTGCCCCTTGATGGTGCCCAGCCATCTTCCTTGAGGTGTTTGGTTTCTTGAATTTGGAGGGAAGAGGACACTGCACCCTCCTCCATGTAGCCCTCACTGGGGTCTAAGAGAGGATGCCAAGCTCAACAACGCCTTGATCATTGAGCAAAATAATGTTCTACTATGAGTACTGGGGCATGGGGGGGGGCatgggtgaaagaaaaaaaaagcctgaaagaacgtttttttttgctgtttagcAATGAATTTGACCACCTCCccagtgggtgtgtgtgtggggggcgggTAGAgtgggagatttaaaaaaagaaacctaaaccaaaaacaaacccCAGTAGTAGTCAGCCTCAATCTTAACCACCCACCTTCCTAAACCTCTGAGGACTGCTAAATCTTGTCTGTGACCTTAGCACCTACATTCAGCAGCTTAGACTTCACCTTAATGCCTTTCAGACACAAACAAAATCACGCAGTAGCTTCAAGTAGCCTTCTTTATCTCTGTCCTCAGTAGGTTGGCCACAGTAAGCTAAAGAGAAGTTATTTACCAGATTCACCAGGAGGCTAGTTACCAGATgccatggagtgggttgtcctccTGCTAAGACTGCTGTGAGTCAGACATTTAGACTGTCATCATAgagcacaattttaaaaatgtaatactgtttatttaacttcaaaaacatttcaacattctaaacatacaaaaaaaataacagaacattGCAGATCGTGTTTAGTACAGAAGGTTCTTGAACTTTCACTGGTGCAGTGGCTCTTGGCTTTGCTGACAATGAACAGTTCtacagtttgtttaaaaaaaaaaaaaaacaacagtttaAAACTACTGCACTTCAACTAAAAAGGATCCAAAACACTTCTCATGCCTGCTCACCCCCCTCCCCTTTCCACAGCTAAGAATGGTAGCGGGATGCTATGTCGctatatacaaaaacaagacaacCTGAAGCTAAATGGATGCCCACTGCAGTGTCCACAGGTTCAGCCCCGCAGTGCACGCCCTGAGCTACGGCCCCTCCGGAAGGCATTGCCCCCACAGCCTCCACACCAAGCAAGGAGCATCAAGAGTGTGTCTCggttgctttgttctttttacaAACTATAGATATGTACAGTTGAGAACTCGGGATTTCTAGCCAATGACCATAGAATTAACACACCACcttacaaattaaagaaaaaaatgccagaaACATCTTTAAATGCCTTGTCACACCAACAGCAAAGTGCACAGAGTGAGGAGAACACGAGagccttttcattttaaaaatgtttggaaatatgTACAACTTTGATACAGTTTCCAGGTGCTCCGGACACCCATGGCCACTTAATGTAAACCACTTACAACTGCTAGAGCACTTTGAGAGACTAAGATATGATCATGAGCCAATCGGGTAATTAAACCTAATGAGGGCAACAGACACGTCTTGGGTGAGAGGTGTGTCAATCAAGGCGCTCCCTACTCTAAGGTATTCACAAGGAGACAgatcaacagttttttttttttattcatcctcttcctcttcctcctcctcctcctcctcctcctcatcttcttCATCTTCCTCTTCCACCTTTTTCCGGGCAACTTTAGCAGGACCCTTGGCGCCATCAAACTTCCCTTTAGACTTATAGTCTGCGACATCCTGGAAGGGATAGACACACATTGCAAATGAGTCAAGGGTAGAAGCAAGCAGTCCCCACCCCAGAAGGAGAATGCACGGGAGGAAGACAGGGCTGCTCTTTGAAGTATTTCTTTCCAGATTCAAACTGGGTTCACAGCCATTCCAATTGCAGAGTGCATGGGTGTTCACGTGCTCTCGAAGTCCAGTGAATAAGCACTATCTGACCCTCTGCTGGGAGCACCCCCATATGATCACATTTTGAAGCCTGCCTGAAAAGCTGTCTCAGACACAACCATCTGTCAGAAGCCGGACCACCAGTATACCAGGCGGATCTGGCATGGAGATGAGTCCTGCAGCCttccacccccagcccagccatGGCAGCTGACCGTCCACCCTTCCAGGCTCCCGGAGGCCCCAGCCTGTGCAGGGTACACTCTGGTCCCTCACCTTCTCATACTTCTCCTTCAGCTTTGCTGCCTTGTTGATGTATGGCTGCTTCTCACTGTCACTTAAGTTATTCCACATCTCGCCCAGTTTCTTTGCCACATCTCCAATAGAGATGCCAGGGTTTGTAGACTTGATCTTGGGACGGAATTCAGAGCAAAATAGGAAAAATCCAGACCTTGTAGGGAGAGAATTGTATACATCAGAGGAGAACCCACCAAAACGGGAACTGAAGTCAAGATTCCATGTTGCTGAATGCACAAATTCCTACCACTATGACTCTTCCCTCAAGTGAAGAAATGCATGATGCCATGTACAATATTACAAAGTTGCGGGCACTAGAATACTTAAGAGACTTCAGAAATAGGTGCTTTGTCAGTTACTGGGAAAAGGATAGAGAAAACGCCAATGGACACTGACACCCAGAACTGGGCTGTCTGACCCCTTCCCAGTGGAAATGCCAACAGCCAACCACCATGCATGCATACAGCTCACAAAGACAGCCACaatcaggaacttccctggcccTGCACTGTACAGCTCAAAGTATACATTGTTTTGCTGTGGTATCGCAACATCTTTTTAGGTaaagttgtctttttaaaaatgcagaaggaAAGCTCTTAACTGCTATCCTGAATCCTATAGCCACTTACGGTGGTCTCTTGGGGGCATTAGGGTCCTTCTTCTTCTTGCCTCCCTTAGCTGGTCCATAATCCTTCATTTCCCGATCATAGCGCACTTTATCCGCCTTTGCCATCTCATCGAATTTCGACTTCTCTTTCCCGGACATGGTCTGCAAAACACAGGACCTGTTAAATTCCTCAATGCAGTGAGCACATACCTGTTCAGCTGTCCTGTAATTACGGTGGCAGCTGCAAGAATCACTTGCAAAAGGGGATGACAGCCTTAAACCCTTGTACcatcttcaaaaacaaaacaaaattctaagGAGAGACAAGATGAGTCTaagtaaagaggaagaaaatagccACCCGGAGCTACACTGAAGGTCAGTAACCAGAAAGTGTGAAATCCAACTAAGAGCGGCTGgaaagatacaaaagaaaaaataccttCCACCTCTCAGAGCAtttcttggaaaattcagcaaaatTGACAGGAACCTCTGGGTTTTTCTTCTTATGTTCCTCTCTGCACGTCTGCACAAAGAAGGCATAAGCAGACATCTTGCCCTTTGGTTTTTTGGGATCACCTTTAGCCATCTTGACTGGTGAAgggaagagagacaaagagaaacaaacacaatGAACATATGCAAGATATACCAAAGGTGGCCGTTTTGGAAGAACCCTCACCCCCATCCTGCAGCCAATCTAGCAGCTGAAGGCAGAGTAGGGAGGAAATCAGTTTCACTGTCGCTTGTCATTTAACTTTTGACCAGCATGAAGTGCGCTGGTTTGTGAGTTACTTCTCCAGGAGTGATCAAGTTCTCCAAATGGAACTGACCCAAGTTGGGTGGTTCTGAGCTATACTGCGACTCAGAACTACTACGTTTTgcaaactacaattcaaaagtgGGAAGGGCACACGGAGGACACGTTGGTAAAGGGTGCAGGCGGGTGGCAGAAGCTTGCAACCAACCACTTCAGGCTAGCGGGTCATCTGTTTTACTATGTTAGAGACAACAATACTGTTGCCACTGAGGATTACAAGACCAAACCAGGAGAACTGTAAATAGGGAACACTTGAAATTTCACTATTTTTGATGCGTGCTGGCTTATAAAAATGGCTTTTACAAGAAGAGTAATCTAGCAAGTGAGCAGATCTCCCTTGTACTATTTAGTTCCAATCTTTATCTTCATTATTACCTAAAGGGGGAGGGGAGACCGAAAGGGCTAGTCTTGCCCATCAGTAAAAAGGCAAGCATGTCCAGCCAGGAACACTTTCTGCAAAGTTTCCAAATCAAAATGCAGCTGTGGCGTGTCATCGTCCCTGTCCCACCCCCCCTGCTTCCCgccatcttttccttttcccacACCCAAGGTCATCACGCTAAATTCAAGCGCTCCCCTTCCCTGGGAGCGACCGAGGGGCTGAATCTGGGCCCCGCGGTGGCGGCGCGGGTGCGGCGGCGCGGGTCGCTGGGGAGCCCGGGGCCGGCCACGGACGGCCGGGCTCGGCCCCGCGCTGGGTCACTCGGACACGCAGAATTCACCTTCCATTTTGTCAAAAGCTTCCTGATGaaagaaagtgcccctgaaatcCGCCACTGCCACCCCCGGGGGACGCACGGAgcggggggcggcggcggcggcagcgcgCCGGAGGCGCGGAGCCGAGCGGGCAGCGGCGGTGACCGCGGCACTCGCCGCGCCTCCAAGCTCCGCTCGCTAAAATGGCTGATCCGCGCGCGGccggcgcgggcggcggcggcgaacAAAGCGGTCCGGGccccgccaccgccgccgcccgctcgccagcccccaccccgccccgccccgcccggggcTGCGGGGGCCGCGGGCCGGACCCCCCGCCCCCGGCGGCGGCGCGGAGCGCACTCCTCAGGATAACAAAGGCGCCCGTGCGGCCATGACGCTCGGCCGTGCAGGGGCCCGCGGCAGCGCCCCCGGCCCTCCACGCCGCCCGCCCCAGGCCGCGGGCGCTGGGGCCGAGGCCGGAGCCCGCCCGGGTGTCCCCGCCGCCCGTCCGCCCGCCGCTCGCCAGAGCCCAgcgccgcgccgcgccgcgccaGCCATCTtcacggcggcggcggcggcggtgccCTGCGGGCAGAGATGAGCGGGGGGAGGCCGGCCCGCGCCCCCCCTCCCCGGGCCGCCGGGCGCTCCCGCGACGGCCATGTTAATGCAGAAGCAGCAGTGCAGCCCCCCGGGGCCGCGCGGCGCCCAGCCGAGATCGTGAGCGAAGTTTGCCTGTGCCGTAGTCCCCGGCGGGCAGCGGTCGCCCGGCCTCCCCGGAGTCCGTCCCGGGCGGAGAAGCACCGGCCCCCTGCCCCGGTCCGCCGCCCGGCGCCGGGACGCGCGCCGCCCGAACCCGCAGTCGCCCCTTGGCTCGCGCCGCCGCAGCTGCCCGAACATCTGGCTTCAGAGGGGGCCAAGGTCCCTGGGCCGCTGCCCAGGGGGGCGTCGGCCGGGACGGGTTCCGCGGAGGGAACGCAGCCCCAACAGTGGGGAGCTCAGGTTGATGCATTGAAAAGTTGAAACACCTGAATCGCTTTTTCCTTCCCGCACCTATAGCAAAGAGGGGAGGCGAAGGGGGCGGGAAGGGCGCGCGGAGGAGAGGCAGGGGGCGGCGGCGGAGCGCGCTCGCGGCGGCGCGGGCCGGAGGAAAGTTGTGCGGGCGCTGCttctgcggcggcggcggcggcggcggtggcggcggcggcgggcggtgCGAAACGTACCTGTATTGTTCGCTAGTCTGGGCAGCGCAGGGCACGACGCGCGGCTCAGCGCTCCACAGCCTCGCGCTAGCTGCCTCCACGAGAGCCGCCTGATTGGCCAGCGGGCTCCGCCGTTTAAAACAACCTCCTCGCCCGGCCATTGGCTGTGGGCCTCATGAATATTAAACAGGCGCGGGAGCCCATTGGGCGCGGCCGCTGGGCTTATTCATTCAAACAGAACAACCCGCCGGCGCTAGCTGCCGCGGCAAAACCGAGGAATAATAATAATCTCGCTTGCCCACTCCTCGCGCCCCCCGCCCTTTTCGCACCGAGGTGGCATCTCAAAGGACTTTGGAGAGGTGGCTCCGCCATTCCCTGCGGCCTCGGCCTCCGGTGTTTGGAGGGCAAGGTCGAGCCGGGTTGCGCTGCCCTCTGCTCCTTTTGAGCCGCGGCCTCTGCGTCCCGGGTCCCCTGTCCCCTAGGCaaccccaccccgccacccctcaccccagccaCCCGCCCCAGGACAACTCTGAGATCGACCGTGAGGGTCGACTGTCCTTTATCTCCACCGAGTTCCTCCGCGACTCTGCTACAGGGGCCTTGCGGCAGGTACCTAGCTCTCATAAGCCCGGCGGAAAGCGGCTGCTCGCTCGAGCAGGAAAGCTGCTGTGAGATCTCAGGGTTTTGGGACTCGCACACCGCCTTAAAAGAACCTGATTGTGCTCCCGTGGATCGCGCTCGTCTAGGCTCTTTCCACTAATTCCCAGAAAGTCAATCTGTGCTGCAATTGCGGAACCAGCGAGCTAGGTGGGCTAGAGGACGAAAACGGAGTTTGGCATAAGGAGAGAAATCGGTAGTAGTAGTAACTTTATGGGCAGTCAGTCCCCTATTCACCACCTCAGTTTAGGCCCGCGTTCCCTTTGCTCTTCTGACACACACCCTATTGAAGAATCAAAGTTATTGGAATGAATGAAAGTtattggaatgaatgaatgggattTGACCTGGCCTTGGCTTTGTCACTGGGTGGTATGGCTTTGAGGAAGTCagttcttgggggtggggggggattcAGGCAATGATTTTCAAAGAGGGAGAGGGCAGTGTCACCTCTAACGGATGTTGGGAAATGTTGCTGCTGGAATTTAATAGGCGAGGATGGCCAGAGATGCCAAATGTCCTGCATTGTACAGGAGAGTCGCTTAGGAGGGAGCAATGTCCCATTCCAAATGCTAGTGTCAGCCCTGCTGAAAACTGTCTGAgggtccccttcctcttgaagaTACCGTGAGCCTCCTGGAAAGAATGGAGGGGGGTAAAAGGAAAGCTGAGAAAAGGAGCACAGTTCAAGGGTTGAAATTTGGAGAAAATAGTGGCAGAGGTATCTTGAGTTATTCTACAGATATTCCCTTTCTAAAGCACTTTGAAAGCCCAGGATACTCACCTATTAATAATTTCCACATTTATAAATGAGAGCCACCTGAAGATGAGTTTTTGAAACACTGTTTCCAGCAACTGTGGCTGAGTCTGAGCTGTACAAGGGAAATGACCTCAGAATGAacctacctccccacccccacccagctcctcagAGTGTCATGACTTAGGCTGTGGCCCTGTAGCTGGCATTGCTGGGCTTCGAACGTTAGGGATCCACTTGGAACCTAATGAAGGCAAAGATAGTGCCCTTTTGCAAGAGCCACAGGTATCAAAGTCAGTTTCTTAGGTCCCCAGTTTACAGACTCCTCAGAATGCAAACATCTTAAGGCTCTTTCATCTAATCCCCTGTCCTGTTAAGAGTTAGCTGAGTGCTCACCTACCTTCTCCTTGCATACCTCCACTCACAGTGAACTTACCACCTCCTTTCTGGGTTGTCTTCCATTTGGGCCTATCTCTGAGCCCTGGGGTCACCATCCTACACACAGTCTAATCCCTTATCCTTCAGAGATGGCACAGCAGGCCAAGTCTCTTCTCCAGTCTGACGGCTCCAACTTCTTCCACTATAGGTTCTCAGAGTCTGCTACTCTCAAGCCACTCCCCCGTCTTCTGTTTCTATCCTTCCCAGAGGGAAGCACGGCCTCCAGTTATAGTGTGACCACTCCCCAGAGTGCCCTGGCCTCTCAGTGTTGTCAGGCCTTTCTAGGCCAGAGATGTGAGGTGGGACAGGGGCCTCCTTCTGGTCTGGCCACTGCCTGGTGTCCTGGTCACAATGGGAAGCTGCCCTTACCAGTTGGAAGCACCAAACTGGGAACACCAGAATGGTCAGACTCAGAGCCCATGGGTACTTCTTAACGGACCCCTGAGTGGCTGGTGAGGGTCACACTCATAAGCACAGGGAAGTCACAAGCAGCACATGtatacagactcacacacacacctgggcaCACCTAGGGCATTCACAGATGCAGCAGCTTGAAAGCCAAGCCAGAGAAGTAAGAGTATCTCCCTGCTGGAAGAGAGCTTAGAGTAAGTCGTGCCCAGACACCACCGTCAAGATCCCCTCTTCCCACCCACTGCCAGAGCCCTGCCCATTGGTCTCTTATTTCTGTGTACTTACCTCGCATGACAAAATTTGTCTTCTTACTCGTCGAAGGAAGACTTTCCATGTCTGCTCCTGAGCAATGCCTTCTCTTAACCAGTTGAGGCACTTGAACTGAAGCTGCGACCTGTGGTCACTGTGAGCAGAACCAACAGAAAGTGACTATGACATCACCGAGCCGTGTCAGAGGTCTGCAGATGGTTGCCATGgttccctgccctgccccccacaAACACACCTATGGCCCAAGTCCCCATGTCTTCCTCAGGCCCAGTCTCCCCAATTTCTCCATTCCTTCCACACTGAGTCTCAGTCGGGAGACTCCTCACAGTTTGAGTTTCTCCTCAGCCCAGACTGTCTGTAACAGCGGCCTGAACACAAAAACTCTCTCATAACTCAATCCCATGTACATATCTTGAATGTCTACTCATAAGTAACAGAAAGGAGATGGGATgaaggggtggggggctggggctggagggcaggggagaggcagTAGCTTTGGGCTCTGTTTTTGACGTTGTGGTAGGCCTTCTGCCATGTCACCTCAGTTCCCCCAGTCGCAGTGTCACGTGTCAAAGGTGGTACGACCTACCTTCTCCACACCAGTCATTGTCCAGTCCGCGGGTGAGGAAGGGTAGGTGTGAGAGTGATCTGGTGGTCACGTATAAAAGGCCACCCAGGGGAGGCTAAGAATCAGCCTGGAAGGGTATGAAAAGTGATAAAGTCAGGGGTGAGCAGACATGGCCCAGACTCAGGGGTTCCAAGGCACGTTGCCTTTTCTATCTGCAGCAAAATTCGGCACTCGGTGGCTTGACTTGGGGGTAGCTCAAGGTGCTGGAGTGTGCTGAGCCCCTGCCTGGGCCTCCCTGGAGTACTTTAACAACATCAGTCCCCTAGGAGGCCAGGCCCGTCCATGCAAGGGAACCTCAAACCAGAATCCCATAAGCCACTCCACTGCCTGGAGATGTCAGGAGAACATTCAAAGGAGATAGGCAATATGACAAAGTGTGGTAAAGAGGTTTCCATTCAGTTCCTGTCAGTTCAAgaccctctccccctgcccccaaattAGGAGTAATCCTCATCATTCAACACAAATGAAACTCCAGTCCCTTAGACCTCACCCTACCCTACCCCTACCCTAGGTCTCCATTTGAGCACCCAGGGCTGAAAGTAACATCCCTGAGGCCCAACCTTCACTGGCTGTGAAGATCCCCAAATGAGCAGTCTTTCACAAgggatctggtggtggtggtggtactgctggtggtttaatcactaagttgtatccaactcttgcaaccccatggactagagcctgccaggctcctttgtccatgggattctccaggcaagaatacaccagtgggttgccatttccttctccaggggatcttcctgacccaggaattgaacccagatctcctgcattgcaggtagattctttacccactgagctatgagggatcTAGGAGCCTTTGTAAAT
Coding sequences:
- the HMGB3 gene encoding high mobility group protein B3 isoform X1, which translates into the protein MEVKMAKGDPKKPKGKMSAYAFFVQTCREEHKKKNPEVPVNFAEFSKKCSERWKTMSGKEKSKFDEMAKADKVRYDREMKDYGPAKGGKKKKDPNAPKRPPSGFFLFCSEFRPKIKSTNPGISIGDVAKKLGEMWNNLSDSEKQPYINKAAKLKEKYEKDVADYKSKGKFDGAKGPAKVARKKVEEEDEEDEEEEEEEEEEEEDE
- the HMGB3 gene encoding high mobility group protein B3 isoform X2 — translated: MAKGDPKKPKGKMSAYAFFVQTCREEHKKKNPEVPVNFAEFSKKCSERWKTMSGKEKSKFDEMAKADKVRYDREMKDYGPAKGGKKKKDPNAPKRPPSGFFLFCSEFRPKIKSTNPGISIGDVAKKLGEMWNNLSDSEKQPYINKAAKLKEKYEKDVADYKSKGKFDGAKGPAKVARKKVEEEDEEDEEEEEEEEEEEEDE